In Canis lupus dingo isolate Sandy chromosome 25, ASM325472v2, whole genome shotgun sequence, one genomic interval encodes:
- the CBR4 gene encoding 3-oxoacyl-[acyl-carrier-protein] reductase isoform X5, which yields MDRVCAVFGGSRGIGRAVAQVMAQKGYRLAVIARNLEGARAAAGELGGDHLAFSCDVAKERDVQNTFEEMEKNLGRVNFLVNAAGINRDSLLVRTKTEDMISQLHTNLLGSMLTCKAALKTMIQQQRGSIVNVGSIIGLKGNSGQSVYSASKGGLVGFSRALAKEVARKKIRVNVVAPAQNFVLSTTATPPPE from the exons ATGGACCGCGTGTGTGCAGTTTTCGGAGGCTCCAGGGGCATTGGGAGGGCAGTGGCCCAGGTGATGGCCCAGAAGGGCTACCGGCTGGCCGTCATCGCCAGAAATCTGGAAGGGGCCAGGGCCGCCGCCGGAGAGCTCGGCG GAGATCATTTGGCATTTAGCTGTGATGTTGCCAAAGAACGCGATGTtcaaaatacatttgaagaaatggagaaaaatttagGTCGAGTTAATTTCTTGGTAAATGCTGCTGGAATTAACAG ggacAGCCTTTTAGTAAGAACAAAAACTGAAGATATGATATCTCAGCTTCATACTAACCTCTTGGGTTCCATGTTGACTTGTAAAGCTGCCTTGAAGACTATGATTCAGCAGCAGAGAGGGTCTATTGTTAATGTAG gaaGTATTATTGGTTTAAAAGGCAATTCTGGCCAGTCTGTGTACAGTGCAAGTAAAGGAGGACTAGTTGGATTTTCACGTGCTCTTGCTAAAGAAgtagcaagaaagaaaattagagtgAATGTAGTTGCACCAG
- the CBR4 gene encoding 3-oxoacyl-[acyl-carrier-protein] reductase isoform X4, which translates to MDRVCAVFGGSRGIGRAVAQVMAQKGYRLAVIARNLEGARAAAGELGGDHLAFSCDVAKERDVQNTFEEMEKNLGRVNFLVNAAGINRDSLLVRTKTEDMISQLHTNLLGSMLTCKAALKTMIQQQRGSIVNVGSIIGLKGNSGQSVYSASKGGLVGFSRALAKEVARKKIRVNVVAPGWKTFQRCTPYIISLKGT; encoded by the exons ATGGACCGCGTGTGTGCAGTTTTCGGAGGCTCCAGGGGCATTGGGAGGGCAGTGGCCCAGGTGATGGCCCAGAAGGGCTACCGGCTGGCCGTCATCGCCAGAAATCTGGAAGGGGCCAGGGCCGCCGCCGGAGAGCTCGGCG GAGATCATTTGGCATTTAGCTGTGATGTTGCCAAAGAACGCGATGTtcaaaatacatttgaagaaatggagaaaaatttagGTCGAGTTAATTTCTTGGTAAATGCTGCTGGAATTAACAG ggacAGCCTTTTAGTAAGAACAAAAACTGAAGATATGATATCTCAGCTTCATACTAACCTCTTGGGTTCCATGTTGACTTGTAAAGCTGCCTTGAAGACTATGATTCAGCAGCAGAGAGGGTCTATTGTTAATGTAG gaaGTATTATTGGTTTAAAAGGCAATTCTGGCCAGTCTGTGTACAGTGCAAGTAAAGGAGGACTAGTTGGATTTTCACGTGCTCTTGCTAAAGAAgtagcaagaaagaaaattagagtgAATGTAGTTGCACCAG